From Pseudomonas sp. stari2, a single genomic window includes:
- a CDS encoding ABC transporter ATP-binding protein has translation MTQPLLHARDISLGYPRAEGWHTVLEAFDLQLQPGEVVSILGPSGVGKSSLLRVLAGLQPAQHGSVSVLGEPLSGPHPRVAVAFQDPSLLPWLTLEKNVAFGLDFARQPHLSAEQRKARVDHAIAAVGLEHVRQFHPAQLSGGMAQRTALARCLARQPQVLLLDEPFGALDEITRADMQQLLLQLIAEHNTAALLITHDIDEALLLSGRILLLGNSPARILGEWRVDLPQPRAELVDELGALRIDILKTLRRASRNPLTQPLPEPSEIDHVPGRLHSHTS, from the coding sequence ATGACTCAGCCGTTGCTGCATGCCCGCGACATCAGTCTCGGCTATCCGCGCGCCGAAGGCTGGCACACGGTGCTGGAGGCGTTCGACTTGCAGTTGCAGCCGGGTGAAGTGGTGTCGATCCTCGGCCCCAGCGGCGTCGGCAAGTCCAGTCTGTTGCGGGTGCTGGCGGGGTTGCAACCGGCGCAGCACGGCAGCGTCAGCGTGCTCGGTGAACCGCTGAGCGGTCCGCATCCACGGGTGGCGGTGGCGTTTCAAGACCCGAGCCTGTTGCCCTGGCTGACGCTGGAAAAGAACGTGGCGTTCGGCCTCGACTTCGCCCGTCAACCGCACCTGAGTGCCGAGCAACGCAAGGCACGGGTCGACCACGCCATCGCCGCTGTCGGCCTGGAACATGTCCGGCAGTTTCACCCGGCGCAGTTGTCCGGCGGCATGGCCCAGCGCACCGCACTGGCCCGGTGCCTGGCACGGCAGCCGCAAGTTCTGTTGCTCGACGAACCGTTCGGTGCGCTGGATGAAATCACCCGCGCCGACATGCAACAGCTGTTGCTGCAACTGATCGCCGAGCACAACACTGCAGCGCTGCTGATCACTCACGACATTGACGAAGCCCTGCTGCTTTCCGGGCGGATTCTGCTACTGGGTAACAGCCCGGCGCGGATCCTCGGCGAATGGCGCGTCGACCTGCCTCAGCCCCGCGCCGAGCTGGTGGACGAACTGGGTGCACTGCGTATCGATATCCTCAAAACCCTTCGGCGGGCGAGCCGCAATCCACTTACCCAACCTTTGCCCGAACCGTCGGAGATTGATCATGTGCCTGGACGACTTCACTCACACACGTCGTGA
- a CDS encoding ABC transporter permease — MNKPSSPIAHGLLGAAGLLGLLLLWWLGVHLVGGGDALAVRFSPEATFSSLFELLGRAELYEHVLVSLKRILVGLLLALLIGVPLGLLIGSHRHLESATTPAFQFLRMISPLSWMPVVVMLMGVGDQPIYFLLSFAAIWPILLNTAAGVRQLDPRWLQLSRSLSATRWETLRKVILPGVIGHVLTGVRLSIGILWIVLVPCEMLGVSAGLGYFILDTRDRLAYSELMAMVLLIGVLGFALDALARGLHRRWAPA; from the coding sequence ATGAACAAACCGAGTTCACCCATCGCGCATGGGTTGTTGGGTGCGGCAGGATTGCTGGGGTTGTTATTGCTGTGGTGGCTGGGGGTGCATCTGGTCGGTGGGGGCGATGCTCTGGCAGTGCGTTTTTCTCCAGAGGCGACCTTTTCCAGTCTGTTTGAATTACTGGGGCGGGCCGAACTCTACGAGCATGTGCTCGTCAGCCTGAAACGGATCCTGGTCGGCTTGCTGCTGGCCTTGCTGATTGGCGTGCCGTTGGGGCTGCTGATCGGCAGCCACCGACACCTCGAGTCGGCCACCACACCGGCCTTTCAGTTCCTCAGAATGATCTCGCCATTGTCGTGGATGCCGGTGGTGGTGATGCTGATGGGGGTGGGCGACCAACCGATCTACTTTCTGCTGAGCTTCGCGGCGATCTGGCCGATTCTGCTCAACACTGCCGCCGGAGTACGGCAACTCGATCCTCGTTGGCTGCAACTGAGCCGCAGCCTCAGTGCGACTCGCTGGGAAACCTTGCGCAAAGTCATCCTGCCGGGTGTGATCGGCCATGTGTTGACTGGTGTGCGTTTGTCCATCGGTATTCTGTGGATCGTGCTGGTGCCGTGCGAAATGCTTGGTGTCAGTGCGGGGCTGGGGTACTTCATCCTCGATACGCGGGATCGACTGGCGTACTCGGAACTGATGGCGATGGTGCTGTTGATCGGTGTGCTCGGATTTGCCCTCGATGCGCTGGCTCGCGGGTTGCACCGACGCTGGGCGCCAGCTTGA
- a CDS encoding carboxymuconolactone decarboxylase family protein, with the protein MSRVTLHTLQSAPEAARPFLENAQKNSGFIPNLLAVLANAPAALETYVTVSVLNGKAELSLAEREVVQLIAATNHGCDFCVAGHTAVALNKAKLPQEVVSALRERVTVPEQKLETLAAFTREVIATRGNVSEQTYNQFKAAGYTEGNALEVILGVSLATLCNFANVFADTPLNPELAPYRA; encoded by the coding sequence ATGTCACGCGTCACACTACACACCTTGCAAAGCGCGCCCGAAGCGGCCCGGCCGTTTCTTGAGAATGCGCAGAAGAATTCCGGTTTCATTCCGAACCTGCTGGCCGTTCTGGCCAACGCGCCGGCCGCGCTGGAAACCTACGTTACGGTATCGGTGCTCAATGGCAAAGCCGAGCTGAGCCTGGCCGAGCGCGAAGTGGTGCAGTTGATCGCAGCGACTAACCATGGTTGCGATTTCTGTGTCGCAGGTCATACCGCCGTTGCACTCAACAAGGCAAAACTGCCGCAGGAAGTGGTCAGCGCCTTGCGCGAGCGGGTGACCGTTCCCGAGCAAAAGCTTGAGACGCTGGCGGCGTTCACCCGTGAAGTTATCGCCACCCGTGGCAACGTCAGTGAGCAGACCTACAACCAGTTCAAGGCCGCCGGTTACACCGAAGGCAACGCGCTGGAAGTGATTCTCGGCGTGAGCCTGGCGACCCTGTGCAACTTCGCCAACGTGTTCGCCGATACGCCGCTCAACCCGGAGCTGGCGCCGTACCGCGCGTGA
- a CDS encoding ABC transporter substrate-binding protein: MCLDDFTHTRRDFLKLSALLTAGGALPLLNSLNARAASEPNAPVRIGYLPITDATPLLVAHNNGLFEAEGIQAERPVLLRSWAQVIEAFLSGQVNVIHLLSPMTVWARYGSKVPAKVVAWNHVGGSGLTVAPGITEVRQLGGQSVAIPFWYSIHNVVVQQLFRDHGLQPVSKPANAVLAANEVNLLVLPPSDMPPALASKRIAGYIVAEPFNALAEELKVGRVQRFTGDVWRNHACCVVFMHEQDLNNRPEWSQKVVNAIVKAQLWTRDNRAEAAKLLSRDGDNRYTPHARSVLDRVLAPATGEREQYLVSGAIRHRHWDEQRIDFQPYPYPSYTEELIKRLKDTLIEGDKGFLANLDPQHTARDLVDDRFVRNAIAAVGGMNAFGLPEGFERSEEFSL, from the coding sequence ATGTGCCTGGACGACTTCACTCACACACGTCGTGACTTCCTCAAACTCAGCGCCTTACTGACCGCAGGCGGCGCACTGCCGCTGCTCAACAGCCTCAATGCCCGGGCTGCGTCGGAGCCGAATGCGCCGGTGCGCATCGGCTACCTGCCGATCACGGACGCCACGCCATTGCTGGTGGCGCACAACAATGGGCTGTTCGAAGCCGAAGGCATCCAGGCCGAGCGCCCGGTGCTGTTGCGCAGTTGGGCGCAGGTGATCGAGGCGTTCCTGTCGGGGCAGGTCAACGTAATTCACCTGCTGTCGCCAATGACAGTCTGGGCCCGTTACGGCAGTAAGGTGCCGGCCAAGGTTGTGGCCTGGAACCATGTCGGCGGCTCCGGCCTGACCGTGGCCCCGGGCATCACCGAAGTCAGGCAACTGGGCGGGCAGTCGGTGGCGATTCCGTTCTGGTACTCGATCCACAACGTGGTGGTACAGCAACTGTTCCGCGATCACGGGTTGCAGCCAGTGAGCAAACCGGCGAACGCTGTGCTGGCCGCCAACGAGGTCAACCTGCTGGTATTGCCACCTTCGGACATGCCGCCGGCACTCGCCAGCAAACGCATCGCCGGGTACATCGTCGCCGAGCCGTTCAATGCGCTGGCCGAAGAACTCAAGGTCGGGCGGGTGCAGCGTTTCACCGGCGATGTCTGGCGCAATCACGCCTGCTGCGTGGTGTTCATGCACGAGCAGGATCTGAACAACCGGCCCGAGTGGTCGCAGAAGGTGGTCAATGCCATCGTCAAGGCGCAGCTGTGGACCCGGGACAACCGCGCCGAAGCCGCGAAGCTGTTATCCAGGGACGGCGACAATCGCTATACACCTCACGCCCGGAGCGTATTGGACCGGGTACTGGCGCCGGCCACCGGGGAGCGCGAGCAGTACCTGGTCAGCGGTGCAATCCGGCACCGTCATTGGGATGAACAGCGTATCGACTTTCAACCTTACCCCTATCCCAGTTACACCGAAGAACTGATCAAACGCCTCAAGGACACGTTGATCGAGGGCGACAAAGGCTTCCTCGCCAATCTCGACCCGCAGCACACGGCCAGGGATCTGGTAGACGACCGCTTTGTGCGTAACGCCATCGCAGCGGTCGGCGGGATGAACGCGTTCGGTTTGCCCGAAGGCTTTGAGCGCAGCGAGGAGTTCAGTCTCTGA
- a CDS encoding acyl-CoA dehydrogenase family protein, with amino-acid sequence MLDPALSQWLDTHAQALDLGESDPQQVLTQLAAADVLRVGISPSLGGSGGDISDAVEVLAEVASHSLAAAFVFWGQRAFIEYLLQSPNVALRERLLPSLISGELAGATGLSNAMKFLAGIEALQVRARTEGNGWSLDGRLHWVTNLRKSGFVVAAAIEHEEGGSPFVLAIPGEASGVLRSADLQLMGLQSSNTAAIDFAQVQVGREWLLHDDARAFLPAVRPAFLGLQCGLAIGLARRALSEVQSHLQDGRSILLEPLHEQREQLQQTVEQLKQGLLDGRFLARPAALFQLRIALAESAASAVQLELQASGGKAYLTEHGSGFARRWRESAFVPIVTPSLVQLRAELQRQKREAAV; translated from the coding sequence ATGCTCGATCCGGCATTGAGTCAATGGCTGGACACTCACGCCCAGGCCCTGGACCTGGGCGAAAGCGATCCGCAGCAAGTGCTGACACAACTGGCGGCGGCCGATGTGCTGCGAGTCGGTATCAGTCCGTCATTGGGCGGCAGCGGCGGCGACATCAGCGACGCCGTGGAAGTGCTGGCCGAAGTGGCCAGCCATTCGCTGGCAGCGGCTTTTGTGTTCTGGGGCCAGCGGGCGTTTATCGAATACCTGCTGCAGAGCCCGAACGTGGCACTGCGCGAGCGGCTGTTGCCCTCGTTGATCAGCGGAGAACTGGCCGGCGCGACCGGGCTGTCGAACGCGATGAAATTCCTCGCAGGCATCGAAGCCCTGCAAGTGCGCGCTCGCACCGAAGGCAACGGCTGGAGCCTCGACGGTCGGTTGCATTGGGTGACCAATCTGCGCAAAAGCGGGTTTGTCGTCGCCGCTGCGATTGAGCACGAGGAGGGCGGCTCACCGTTTGTCCTGGCGATTCCCGGCGAGGCCTCAGGCGTGTTGCGTTCGGCGGATCTGCAACTGATGGGCTTGCAGTCGAGCAACACCGCGGCCATCGATTTTGCCCAGGTGCAGGTCGGTCGCGAGTGGTTGTTGCATGACGATGCGCGGGCGTTTCTGCCGGCGGTGCGTCCGGCGTTTCTCGGCTTGCAATGTGGTCTGGCCATTGGTCTGGCACGGCGCGCCTTGAGCGAAGTGCAAAGCCATTTGCAGGACGGTCGCTCGATCCTGCTGGAGCCGCTGCACGAACAGCGCGAACAGTTGCAACAAACGGTGGAGCAACTCAAACAGGGCCTGCTCGATGGCCGCTTCCTGGCAAGGCCCGCTGCGTTGTTTCAACTGCGCATTGCCCTTGCCGAATCGGCGGCCAGCGCTGTGCAACTGGAGTTGCAGGCCAGTGGCGGCAAAGCCTATCTGACCGAACATGGCAGCGGGTTCGCCCGGCGCTGGCGCGAGTCGGCGTTCGTGCCGATCGTCACGCCGAGCCTGGTGCAATTGCGCGCCGAACTGCAACGGCAGAAACGGGAAGCGGCGGTATGA